The following are encoded together in the Glycine max cultivar Williams 82 chromosome 8, Glycine_max_v4.0, whole genome shotgun sequence genome:
- the LOC100785357 gene encoding inorganic pyrophosphatase 2, protein MAGIVVIFDFDSTIIECDSDNWVLDETGLTEKFYQLLPSMAWNPLMDKMMNELHSQGKTIQDIVEILNRTPMHPRTVPAIEAAYSLGCHLKIVSDANIFFIETILKHHGVWNCFSEVIANPSHVNEGRLNICPYHDYLKSSHGCNLCPPNMCKGLVIERIQNSLAAAGKKKIIYLGDGNGDFCPSLRLKDSDYLMPRKDFPLCDLVSKNSNKIKAEVHGWRDGKELEHVLLHVINKAIGEGSNINNSTQKVSVDCKMGPIPIDTLQPLPKALSVPQ, encoded by the exons ATGGCTGGGATTGTAGTGATATTTGACTTTGACTCAACAATCATTGAGTGTGATAGTGATAATTGGGTGCTTGATGAGACCGGTTTAACTGAAAAGTTCTATCAGCTTCTTCCTAGCATGGCTTGGAACCCTCTAAtg GATAAGATGATGAATGAACTTCATTCACAAGGGAAAACCATTCAAGACATTGTAGAAATTCTGAATAGGACACCAATGCATCCTAGGACTGTCCCTGCTATTGAGGCAGCTTATTCTCTTGG GTGTCACCTGAAGATTGTGAGTGACGCAAacattttctttattgaaaCAATCCTGAAGCATCATGGAGTGTGGAATTGTTTCTCAGAGGTCATAGCCAACCCCAGCCATGTCAATGAAGGGAGGCTCAATATTTGTCCATACCATGATTATCTTAAATCTTCTCATGGATGCAATCTTTGTCCACCAAACATGTGCAAG GGATTGGTGATAGAAAGGATCCAAAATTCCCTTGCAGCAGcaggaaagaagaaaataatctaTCTTGGAGATGGAAATGGAGATTTTTGCCCAAGTTTGAGGCTCAAAGATAGTGACTATTTGATGCCTAGAAAGGACTTTCCATTGTGTGATTTAGTTTCCAAAAATTCTAATAAGATAAAGGCAGAGGTACATGGTTGGAGAGATGGGAAAGAGCTTGAGCATGTTCTGCTACATGTTATCAACAAAGCTATTGGGGAAGGAAGCAACATTAACAATTCTACTCAGAAAGTCTCAGTTGATTGCAAGATGGGGCCCATTCCTATTGACACTCTTCAACCATTGCCTAAAGCCCTATCAGTTCCTCAGTAA